The genomic stretch AATGGAGCGAGCTATGTTCGCTAGATCGTTATTTGCACTCGCGCTGGCAGCTCCACTGCTTGGCACGACCGAACCTCCCCAGGTTGGGATTGCGGTGCCTCCCAAGCACGTATGGGCACAGGCCTGCGACGACTGGGACGAGTGGGAGAAGCCCGGGCCGCCCTTCAGGATCTTTGGCAATACATACTACGTCGGGACGTGCGGGATTGCCTCGATCCTCATAACGACCGACGACGGCCATGCGCTGATTGACAGCGGAACAGAAGCCGGGGCCGACATTGTGTTGGCCAATATTCGCGCCCTTGGCTTCGACCCGAAAGATGTGAAGGTCTTGCTCGCTAGTCACGAACATTTCGACCATGTGGGCGGCATGGCAAAGCTACAGCGGGAAACTGGTGCGACGGTGATTGCATCCGAGGCTGCTGTCGGCGTCATGCTGTCGGGCCAGACGGATCCGGACGATCCGCAGTACGGTACGCTCGAACCGATGGAGCCGATCGCCGAGGGCATGCCCTATTTCTGGGGAGATGCGCCCTATCGTATCGACTATTTCGGCATCAGGCCGATCGACACACCCGGTCATACCTCGGGTGCCATGAGCTGGAGCTGGGAGGCCTGTGATGAGGACGACTGCCTTACGGTGGTCTATGCCGACAGCCTCTCCGCGGTGAGCAGCGACAGCTATCGCTTCTCAGACCACAAGGATTACCTTGGCAAATTCCTGAAGTCGTTTGACAGCATCGCGGAAGCTCGCTGCGACGTCTTGCTGACACCACATCCCACCGGCGGAAATCTGAACCTGACGATGTCCCTTCTGGAACGGCGCAAGCTAGACGGCATGCCCGACTTCGCCTGTCGGGGTTACGCGCAAAAACAGAAACAGGCCCTGTCTTTGCGTCTCGCCAAAGAAGCTGCAGCAAAATGACCAGCTGGAAGCTCACTGCCTTCGGTCCCAAGCTGCTGATCCGTGACGCCCTGGTGGCACAGGAAGACGTCATCGACTGGGATCCCGAAATCGTGCTGGCCGGTTTCGAAATCGCCGATGACAAGCCGGAGGACTGGCGCCTCGACGCCTATCTACCGCGGCGTCCCAATGCCGCGGACAAGGCTGCGATCCGCAGCCTCTTCGAAGGCGAAGTGCCCGAATTCACGGTCGAGAAATTGCCCGAGGCGGACTGGGTCACGCAAAGCCAGGAAGGCATCGAGCCTATCCGAGCCGGACGGTTCAACGTCCACACGCCCGAATTCGAACCCGACCCCTCGCCGGGTATCGTGAATTTCGCGATTCCCGCCAGCCAGGCCTTCGGGACAGGCCAGCACCAGACGACCGCCGGATGTCTCGCCATGCTCGATGCGATGAAGGCGAGCGGCTTCGTGGCGCGCAATATCGCCGATATCGGTACCGGAACGGGGCTGCTGGCCTTTGCTGCGCTCAATCTCTGGCCTTTTGCCACCGCCACAGCGTCGGACATCGACCCTGTTTGTACCGGGGTGATAGAGCACAATTGCGAACTGAACGGTGTGCGGATGGGCGCAAGTGCTGGCGAACTCACCATGGTAATCGCCGACGGGATGGCCGATCCGCTGCTGCAGGCGCGCGGGCCCTATGACCTGCTGATCGCCAATATCCTGGCGGGCCCGCTGGTCGAACTGGCGTCCAATTTCGCAGAAGCGACCGCACCTGGGGGGAGCGTGCTATTGTCGGGCCTGCTCGAAACGCAGGAACCGCGAGTCCGGCGCGCCTATCGGGTGCAAGGCTTCCGCCTCGCCGCAAGGCTCGTGAATGGCGACTGGTCGGTGCTCTGGCTGCGCAAGCGACGGATGCGCTGAGCCGGATTGAACCGCCGCCATATCCTGCGTAGGTCTCAAAAAACGGTCCTACGGAGAGGGAATACGGCATGGCGCGTCAATACGAGAGCATCCTCATCGAAAAGCGCGGCGAGGTCGACTGGCTGACGCTCAACCGTCCGGATGCCCTCAACGCCATCACCCTGCAGATGGTGGCCGAACTCAACGACTATTTCGGCGGTCTCTACAATGACGGGTCGGTCCGTCTGGTGGTGATGCGCGGCGCAGGAAAGGCATTTTGCGCAGGGCTCGACATCAAGGAACGTCAGGGCGAAGAGCAGGCAATACCGTTCGGCGGAGGGTTCGGTTTCCAGGGCTTCCTTGCCGACGTTTACGTCAAGATGCGCCGCTGCCCGCAGCCGATCCTGTCGCTGGTTCACGGCCCTGCATGCGGGGGCGGTTTCGCCTTCGCCCTCGCCTCCGACATCCGCATTGCAGGAGAAAGCGCGCGCATGAACGCGGCTTTCATCAAGCTCGGCCTGTCGTCATGCGACATGGGCGTGAGCTATTTCCTCCCCCGCCTCGTCGGGCAATCGCTCGCTTCGGAACTGATGCTGACCGGCCGATTCATCACGGCTGAGCGCGCCCTGGCGACTTCGCTGGTTTCCGAAGTGGTCCCGGACGACGAGCTGGAAACTGCGGCACAACCGTGGATCGACGATCTGCTGGCAGCATCGCCCATGGGCCTTCGCATGACCAAGGAAGGGCTGCAG from Altererythrobacter epoxidivorans encodes the following:
- the bla gene encoding subclass B3 metallo-beta-lactamase, with product MFARSLFALALAAPLLGTTEPPQVGIAVPPKHVWAQACDDWDEWEKPGPPFRIFGNTYYVGTCGIASILITTDDGHALIDSGTEAGADIVLANIRALGFDPKDVKVLLASHEHFDHVGGMAKLQRETGATVIASEAAVGVMLSGQTDPDDPQYGTLEPMEPIAEGMPYFWGDAPYRIDYFGIRPIDTPGHTSGAMSWSWEACDEDDCLTVVYADSLSAVSSDSYRFSDHKDYLGKFLKSFDSIAEARCDVLLTPHPTGGNLNLTMSLLERRKLDGMPDFACRGYAQKQKQALSLRLAKEAAAK
- a CDS encoding 50S ribosomal protein L11 methyltransferase, with protein sequence MTSWKLTAFGPKLLIRDALVAQEDVIDWDPEIVLAGFEIADDKPEDWRLDAYLPRRPNAADKAAIRSLFEGEVPEFTVEKLPEADWVTQSQEGIEPIRAGRFNVHTPEFEPDPSPGIVNFAIPASQAFGTGQHQTTAGCLAMLDAMKASGFVARNIADIGTGTGLLAFAALNLWPFATATASDIDPVCTGVIEHNCELNGVRMGASAGELTMVIADGMADPLLQARGPYDLLIANILAGPLVELASNFAEATAPGGSVLLSGLLETQEPRVRRAYRVQGFRLAARLVNGDWSVLWLRKRRMR
- a CDS encoding enoyl-CoA hydratase/isomerase family protein, coding for MARQYESILIEKRGEVDWLTLNRPDALNAITLQMVAELNDYFGGLYNDGSVRLVVMRGAGKAFCAGLDIKERQGEEQAIPFGGGFGFQGFLADVYVKMRRCPQPILSLVHGPACGGGFAFALASDIRIAGESARMNAAFIKLGLSSCDMGVSYFLPRLVGQSLASELMLTGRFITAERALATSLVSEVVPDDELETAAQPWIDDLLAASPMGLRMTKEGLQMAVDAPSLEAAMAIENRNQLMTSASPNFREGMSAFLEKRRPDYSPD